In Penaeus monodon isolate SGIC_2016 chromosome 8, NSTDA_Pmon_1, whole genome shotgun sequence, one DNA window encodes the following:
- the LOC119576143 gene encoding CCAAT/enhancer-binding protein-like, producing the protein MESPHLYDSADYKKGGASAVKVKAGALLYSGEDYLAELSAPEVSLDLQGLIDDSQFSEGLIQEIQGLSVDKNNVGSRGLGVSNMYNPLAYLPQPVHGASQFERPYPERTHDRGPVIKEEPSEGSHEVAPQEYSACARVGLGGGDGGYGGGGYSTCPPYSMTPTTIPGSDNLCKSPMMSPSSGKLIGGCKKPLDKGSEEYKRRRERNNIAVRKSREKAKARSRETEERVKKLIVDNDRLHKRCEQLTKEVAAFQNMFASMHCLPEHIRREINKQMEAFNQQHQNLVNM; encoded by the exons ATGGAGTCTCCACATCTCTATGACAGTGCCGACTACAAGAAGGGTGGTGCAAGTGCAGTCAAGGTGAAGGCCGGTGCCCTACTGTACTCTGGTGAAGACTACCTTGCCGAACTTAGCGCGCCGGAAGTCTCCCTCGACCTCCAGGGTCTGATCGACGACTCACAGTTCAGCGAGGGCCTCATCCAGGAGATCCAGGGCCTCTCGGTCGACAAGAACAACGTTGGCTCTCGAGGCCTGGGTGTCTCCAACATGTACAACCCCCTGGCCTACTTGCCCCAGCCTGTGCACGGGGCATCGCAGTTCGAACGTCCCTACCCCGAGCGCACGCACGACCGGGGCCCCGTCATCAAGGAGGAGCCCAGCGAAGGGAGCCATGAGGTGGCACCCCAGGAGTACAGTGCCTGCGCCCGCGTAGGCctcggcggcggcgacggcggctaCGGGGGAGGGGGCTACAGTACCTGTCCCCCCTACTCCAtgacccccaccaccatccccggTTCAGACAACCTCTGCAAGTCCCCGATGATGTCCCCGTCGAGCGGCAAGCTGATCGGAGGCTGCAAGAAGCCCCTGGACAAGGGCAGCGAAGAGTACAAGCGCCGGCGGGAGAGGAACAACATAGCTGTCAGGAAGAGCCGCGAAAAGGCGAAAGCACGAAGCCGGGAGACAGAGGAGCGAGTAAAG AAACTCATCGTGGACAACGATCGCCTTCACAAACGATGCGAACAGCTGACGAAGGAGGTGGCCGCGTTCCAGAACATGTTTGCCAGCATGCACTGCCTACCTGAACACATCCGGCGGGAGATCAACAAACAGATGGAGGCCTTCAACCAGCAGCATCAGAACCTGGTGAACATGTGA